One window from the genome of Alnus glutinosa chromosome 13, dhAlnGlut1.1, whole genome shotgun sequence encodes:
- the LOC133854814 gene encoding peroxisome biogenesis protein 19-1-like: MADHSPDLDQLLDSALDDFQNLNLKPSLQRDKDATEAKQEEPPVLPTGVQGLGMGLPDLRSKKKGKQKVSKESHVSEALDKLREQTRETVKGLESVSGAKPGGGDDLGKDAMMEDWVKQFEELAGSQDMESVVETMMQQLLSKEILHEPMKEIGERYPKWLEDHKTNLSTEDYERYSHQYQLIKDLNEVYDNDPSNFNKVVELMQKMQECGQPPNDIVQELAPDFDLATLGQISPEMLESQSNCSVM; this comes from the exons ATGGCCGACCACTCCCCTGATTTAGACCAGCTCCTCGATA GTGCTTTGGATGACTTCCAAAATCTCAACCTCAAGCCTTCTCTTCAAAG AGATAAAGATGCTACAGAGGCCAAGCAAGAAGAGCCACCCGTTTTGCCCACTGGGGTTCAAGGACTGGGCATGGGCTTGCCCGACCTCAGAAGCAAGAAGAAGGGGAAGCAAAAGGTTTCCAAGGAATCCCATGTTTCTGAGGCTCTTGACAAGCTCAGAGAACAGACGAGGGAGACTGTCAAGGGTCTTGAATCGGTGAGTGGTGCGAAACCCGGTGGAGGAGATGATTTGGGAAAGGATGCTATGATGGAGGATTGGGTCAAGCAGTTTGAGGAGCTTGCTGGCTCTCAG GACATGGAATCTGTTGTTGAGACCATGATGCAACAGCTTTTGTCTAAGGAGATTCTTCATGAGCCAATGAAGGAGATAGGAGAGAGATATCCAAAGTGGTTGGAAGATCATAAAACCAACTTGAGCACAGAAGATTATGAACGCTATTCCCACCAATATCAACTCATAAAAGATCTAAATGAAGTTTATGATAATGATCCTAGTAACTTCAACAAGGTTGTTGAGCTCATGCAGAAAATGCAGGAATGTGGCCAACCGCCAAACGATATCGTCCAAGAGCTTGCTCCTGATTTTGATCTAGCTACTCTTGGACAGAT